Proteins co-encoded in one Colletes latitarsis isolate SP2378_abdomen chromosome 2, iyColLati1, whole genome shotgun sequence genomic window:
- the Cin gene encoding molybdenum cofactor synthesis protein cinnamon, with translation MDKIRFAVLIVSDSCSKNKNEDKSGPEIEDCINNDKNEIGQILKGKVFYKSIVPDDLYRIKGNLITWSDSRLVDVILTVGGTGFSKRDVTPEATKQAIEKEAPGMVIAMLTSSLKITQMAMLSRATCGIRDKTLIINLPGSPKAAKECLGVIAPAIPHAVDLLRDNRKQIKDTHENVQNNSVRNVCSHKCEKKTSLRLGNVVDRCRESPYPMISVEEALQMIRNNTEPLKSEFLVAVEEAYGRILCSDLYSKYDLPPFRASIKDGYAVLASDGKGTRKVLSGIKAGDIATAIKLQPGTCVRVNTGAPIPDDATGVVQVEDTKLLEGTLDNTEEKEIEIMTEIKHGQDIRPIGCDIKKEELILKAGTKLGAVELGLLSACGYTKVSVIDLPKVGVLSTGDELQCPGTDLMPGHIYDSNKVTLLSILKENGLDPVDLGIAQDEENIMINKLENALKQVDVLITSGSVSMGDRDMLKPILQHHFNATIHFGRLNMKPGKPTTFATCFFEGKKKYLLCLPGNPVSATVTMHLFALPLLKLLCKDSSTPTILKTKLTTSYNLDPRPEYARAILKWNDTDTLPLAYSTGNQISSKLLSCKNANALLMLPGRAANISQVHQGDVVQAMLL, from the exons ATGGATAAAATAAGATTTGCAGTACTGATTG TTAGCGATAGTTGCTCCAAGAATAAGAATGAAGATAAAAGTGGGCCAGAAATAGAAGATTGTATTAATAATGATAAAAATGAAATTGGGCAAATTCTAAAGGGCAAAGTATTCTATAAAAGTATAGTTCCTGACGATCTATATAGAATAAAG GGAAATTTAATAACTTGGAGCGACAGTAGGCTTGTCGATGTTATTCTTACAGTTGGTGGTACAGGATTTTCTAAGCGGGATGTTACTCCAGAAGCAACAAAACAAGCGATCGAAAAAGAAGCTCCTGGTATGGTTATCGCAATGTTAACTTCAAGcttgaaaattactcaaatggCTATGCTATCTAG AGCTACATGTGGCATAAGAGATAAAacgttaattattaatttacctGGATCACCAAAAGCTGCAAAGGAATGTTTAGGTGTCATTGCACCTGCTATCCCACATGCAGTTGATTTACTTAGAGACAATAGAAAACAAAtaaaagatacgcacgaaaatGTACAAAATAATTCTGTTAGAAATGTTTGTTCGCACAAATGTGAGAAAAAGACTTCA TTGCGTTTAGGAAATGTAGTTGATCGGTGTAGAGAATCACCGTATCCGATGATTTCCGTTGAAGAAGCTTTACAAATGATACGTAATAACACCGAACCGTTAAAATCTGAATTCTTAGTAGCCGTGGAAGAAGCTTATGGTAGAATATTGTGTTCTGATTTATATTCCAAATATGACTTACCACCGTTTAGAGCTTCTATTAAAGATGGCTACGCTGTGTTAGCGAGTGACGGAAAAGGCACTAGAAAAGTTTTAAGCGGGATAAAGGCCGGAGACATC GCCACTGCAATTAAACTTCAGCCTGGTACTTGTGTAAGGGTAAATACAGGTGCTCCAATTCCAGATG ATGCAACAGGAGTTGTACAAGTTGAAGATACTAAACTATTGGAAGGAACTTTGGATAATACAGAGGAAAAGGAAATTGAAATTATGACAGAAATAAAACACGGACAGGACATTAG acCCATTGGCTGTGATATTAAGAAAGAAGAATTAATTTTAAAGGCAGGAACAAAACTTGGAGCAGTAGAATTAGGTCTTCTCTCTGCATGTGGTTACACAAAAGTATCGGTTATTGATCTTCCAAAGGTTGGTGTCTTATCCACCGGAGACGAATTACAATGTCCAGGAACAGATTTAATGCCTGGACACATATACGATAGTAATAAAGTTACTTTATTATCGATATTAAAAGAAAATGGCCTTGATCCTGTGGACCTGGGTATTGCACAAGACGA GGAGAATATCATGATAAATAAACTTGAGAATGCTTTAAAACAAGTCGATGTTCTTATTACGTCGGGTTCCGTATCAATGGGCGATAGAGATATGTTGAAACCTATTTTACAACATCATTTTAATGCCACAATACACTTTG GACGCTTGAATATGAAGCCTGGGAAACCAACTACATTTGCAACATGTTTCTTTGAaggcaaaaaaaaatatttattatgctTGCCGGGTAATCCAGTTTCTGCAACTGTCACTATGCATTTATTTGCATTGCCTCTATTAAAATTGTTGTGTAAGGACTCTTCCACGCCTACTATTTTAAAGACCAAA CTGACAACATCTTATAATTTGGATCCACGTCCGGAATATGCaagagcaattttaaaatggAACGATACAGATACTTTACCGCTGGCTTACAGTACTGGAAACCAAATTAGTAGTAAATTACTTAGCTGCAAAAATGCAAATGCATTATTAATGTTACCAGGACGTGCAGCGAATATATCTCAAGTACATCAAGGAGATGTAGTGCAGGCAATGTTACTGTGA
- the Whd gene encoding carnitine O-palmitoyltransferase whd isoform X2, with amino-acid sequence MAEAHAAVAFSFSITHEGWDVNFDREVLHLVWASGIRSWKKRFFRFLNNLRSGVYPASLQSLWLTIAVVTAVHFAGYKVPYDLVGKTAPYLSGSWILAHLAGSFVVGLVLWLVVIYAIRYTLKLLLIYKGWMYESREKGSTVSRGTRIWTWLVKLLLGWHKPMLYSFQGSLPRLPLPPVKNTMARYLRSVRPLLDDENYTRMEALANEFQNGISVKLQRYLILKSWWATNYVSDWWEEYVYLRGRSPIMVNSNFYAIDAILMHPTTVQAARAASVIYSCLQYRRLIERQELEPILIQGLVPLCSWQYERVFNTTRVPGRETDKIVHYQDSKHVVVYHKGRYFKVLIYHKNRILQPCEIQVQMQQILDDKSEPSDGEVKLAALTAGERTAWANARETYFAKGVNKASLDLIEKAAFVVVLDDIPYIYDPKDPEKLDQYGRILLHGKGYDRWFDKSFTLCIGSNGRTGFNAEHSWADAPIMGSLWEYVIANEVNMGFTKDGHTNGAPEFTPPPPTRLQWDLDVNCIAAIEQSYQVALTLLDDVELRIYVHDAYGKGFMKTNSMSPDAYIQLALQLAYYRDSNKFNLTYEASMTRLFREGRTETVRPCTIESTAWVKAMEDKDATVDHKYKLLMAAAKQHQKAYQDAMCGKGIDRHLFCLYVVSKYLEVDSPFLKEVLSEPWKLSTSQTPHGQTSLIDLKKHPNCISAGGGFGPVADDGYGVSYIIAGENLLFFHISCKRTSPETNAARFANRIEKALADLKVLFLERKKLQAQKNGAM; translated from the exons ATGGCGGAAGCTCACGCAGCTGTAGCATTTAGTTTTTCTATTACTCACGAAGGATGGGACGTTAATTTTGATAGAGAAGTTTTACACTTGGTGTGGGCGTCGGGTATCCGTTCTTGGAAAAAGAGGTTCTTCAGGTTTCTC aataatttgagaaGCGGTGTGTATCCTGCTTCTTTGCAAAGCTTATGGCTTACCATAGCTGTGGTAACTGCAGTCCATTTCGCAGGCTACAAGGTACCTTACGACCTTGTCGGTAAAACCGCGCCATACCTTTCAGG GTCTTGGATACTGGCACACTTGGCAGGATCGTTTGTAGTCGGACTTGTTTTATGGCTGGTTGTGATATATGCGATTCGATACACGTTAAAATTATTACTTATATACAAAGGATGGATGTACGAATCAAGAGAAAAAGGATCTACTGTTTCGAGGGGCACACGAATTTGGACTTGGTTGGTAAAGCTGCTCCTTGGATGGCATAAACCAATGCTGTATAGTTTTCAAGGATCTTTGCCACGGCTACCGTTACCACCTGTAAAAAACACCATGGCACGG TATTTACGAAGCGTGCGGCCATTGCTGGACGATGAAAATTATACTCGTATGGAGGCATTGGCCAATGAATTTCAAAATGGGATCAGCGTAAAACTTCAGCGTTATCTAATTTTGAAGTCCTGGTGGGCCACTAATTATGTTTCCGATTGGTGGGAAGAGTACGTTTATTTGCGTGGACGATCGCCCATCATGGTCAATTCAAACTTTTACGCCATCGACGCTATTCTCATGCATCCTACTACCGTACAAGCTGCCCGTGCTGCAAGCGTTATTTATTCGTGTTTGCAATACAGACGCCTGATCGAGCGACAAGAATTAGAACCG ATTCTGATTCAAGGACTAGTGCCGTTATGCTCGTGGCAATACGAAAGAGTATTTAATACTACCAGAGTACCGGGACGCGAGACGGATAAAATTGTGCATTACCAGGATTCTAAACACGTGGTTGTCTACCACAAGGGCAGATACTTTAAAGTTCTTATTTATCACAAAAACCGAATTCTTCAACCCTGTGAAATCCAAGT TCAAATGCAGcaaattttagacgataaatcgGAACCGTCAGACGGCGAAGTAAAGTTAGCTGCATTAACAGCTGGCGAAAGAACAGCATGGGCGAATGCAAGGGAAACGTATTTTGCGAAAGGAGTAAATAAGGCGTCGTTAGATCTTATTGAAAAGGCAGCATTCGTAGTTGTGTTGGACGACATACCGTACATATATGATCCA AAAGATCCCGAGAAATTAGATCAGTACGGTCGTATTCTATTACATGGTAAAGGATACGACAGATGGTTCGACAAATCTTTTACTTTGTGTATTGGCAGCAACGGCAGA ACCGGTTTTAATGCTGAACACTCTTG GGCTGATGCTCCTATTATGGGATCTCTGTGGGAATATGTTATCGCTAATGAGGTGAACATGGG ATTTACGAAAGATGGACATACCAATGGTGCACCAGAGTTCACGCCTCCGCCTCCTACTCGACTCCAATGGGATTTAGATGTAAACTGCATAGCTGCTATTGAACAGTCATATCAA GTTGCACTGACGTTATTAGACGACGTCGAATTACGCATTTATGTACACGATGCGTATGGTAAAGGCTTCATGAAAACCAATTCCATGTCACCCGATGCATATATACAATTAGCTCTTCAGTTGGCCTATTACCGTGAttctaataaatttaatttaacgtaCGAAGCTTCGATGACTAGATTGTTCCGCGAAGGAAGAACGGAAACAGTGAGACCATGTACAATCGAATCTACAGCGTGGGTGAAAGCAATGGAGGACAAGGACGCAACT GTAGATCACAAGTACAAATTATTGATGGCTGCGGCAAAGCAACATCAAAAAGCTTATCAAGACGCTATGTGCGGTAAAGGAATAGATAGACACCTGTTCTGTTTGTATGTAGTGTCGAAATATTTAGAAGTGGATTCTCCCTTTTTAAAG GAAGTTTTAAGCGAGCCGTGGAAATTGTCTACTTCGCAAACCCCACACGGTCAAACGTCATTGATAGATTTGAAAAAACATCCAAATTGTATTTCTGCGGGGGGCGGTTTTGGCCCTGTTGCCGACGATGGTTATGGTGTTTCTTACATAATTGCTGGAGAAAATCTACTATTTTTCCATATTTCGTGCAAACGTACCTCTCCCGAAACG AATGCTGCCAGATTTGCTAATCGAATAGAAAAGGCATTGGCAGATTTGAAGGTTTTGTTCCTGGAAAGAAAGAAACTTCAAGCTCAAAAGAACGGAGCTATGTAG
- the Whd gene encoding carnitine O-palmitoyltransferase whd isoform X1 — MAEAHAAVAFSFSITHEGWDVNFDREVLHLVWASGIRSWKKRFFRFLNNLRSGVYPASLQSLWLTIAVVTAVHFAGYKVPYDLVGKTAPYLSGSWILAHLAGSFVVGLVLWLVVIYAIRYTLKLLLIYKGWMYESREKGSTVSRGTRIWTWLVKLLLGWHKPMLYSFQGSLPRLPLPPVKNTMARYLRSVRPLLDDENYTRMEALANEFQNGISVKLQRYLILKSWWATNYVSDWWEEYVYLRGRSPIMVNSNFYAIDAILMHPTTVQAARAASVIYSCLQYRRLIERQELEPILIQGLVPLCSWQYERVFNTTRVPGRETDKIVHYQDSKHVVVYHKGRYFKVLIYHKNRILQPCEIQVQMQQILDDKSEPSDGEVKLAALTAGERTAWANARETYFAKGVNKASLDLIEKAAFVVVLDDIPYIYDPKDPEKLDQYGRILLHGKGYDRWFDKSFTLCIGSNGRTGFNAEHSWADAAVMSHLWEYVMAQEIVNREFTKDGHTNGAPEFTPPPPTRLQWDLDVNCIAAIEQSYQVALTLLDDVELRIYVHDAYGKGFMKTNSMSPDAYIQLALQLAYYRDSNKFNLTYEASMTRLFREGRTETVRPCTIESTAWVKAMEDKDATVDHKYKLLMAAAKQHQKAYQDAMCGKGIDRHLFCLYVVSKYLEVDSPFLKEVLSEPWKLSTSQTPHGQTSLIDLKKHPNCISAGGGFGPVADDGYGVSYIIAGENLLFFHISCKRTSPETNAARFANRIEKALADLKVLFLERKKLQAQKNGAM, encoded by the exons ATGGCGGAAGCTCACGCAGCTGTAGCATTTAGTTTTTCTATTACTCACGAAGGATGGGACGTTAATTTTGATAGAGAAGTTTTACACTTGGTGTGGGCGTCGGGTATCCGTTCTTGGAAAAAGAGGTTCTTCAGGTTTCTC aataatttgagaaGCGGTGTGTATCCTGCTTCTTTGCAAAGCTTATGGCTTACCATAGCTGTGGTAACTGCAGTCCATTTCGCAGGCTACAAGGTACCTTACGACCTTGTCGGTAAAACCGCGCCATACCTTTCAGG GTCTTGGATACTGGCACACTTGGCAGGATCGTTTGTAGTCGGACTTGTTTTATGGCTGGTTGTGATATATGCGATTCGATACACGTTAAAATTATTACTTATATACAAAGGATGGATGTACGAATCAAGAGAAAAAGGATCTACTGTTTCGAGGGGCACACGAATTTGGACTTGGTTGGTAAAGCTGCTCCTTGGATGGCATAAACCAATGCTGTATAGTTTTCAAGGATCTTTGCCACGGCTACCGTTACCACCTGTAAAAAACACCATGGCACGG TATTTACGAAGCGTGCGGCCATTGCTGGACGATGAAAATTATACTCGTATGGAGGCATTGGCCAATGAATTTCAAAATGGGATCAGCGTAAAACTTCAGCGTTATCTAATTTTGAAGTCCTGGTGGGCCACTAATTATGTTTCCGATTGGTGGGAAGAGTACGTTTATTTGCGTGGACGATCGCCCATCATGGTCAATTCAAACTTTTACGCCATCGACGCTATTCTCATGCATCCTACTACCGTACAAGCTGCCCGTGCTGCAAGCGTTATTTATTCGTGTTTGCAATACAGACGCCTGATCGAGCGACAAGAATTAGAACCG ATTCTGATTCAAGGACTAGTGCCGTTATGCTCGTGGCAATACGAAAGAGTATTTAATACTACCAGAGTACCGGGACGCGAGACGGATAAAATTGTGCATTACCAGGATTCTAAACACGTGGTTGTCTACCACAAGGGCAGATACTTTAAAGTTCTTATTTATCACAAAAACCGAATTCTTCAACCCTGTGAAATCCAAGT TCAAATGCAGcaaattttagacgataaatcgGAACCGTCAGACGGCGAAGTAAAGTTAGCTGCATTAACAGCTGGCGAAAGAACAGCATGGGCGAATGCAAGGGAAACGTATTTTGCGAAAGGAGTAAATAAGGCGTCGTTAGATCTTATTGAAAAGGCAGCATTCGTAGTTGTGTTGGACGACATACCGTACATATATGATCCA AAAGATCCCGAGAAATTAGATCAGTACGGTCGTATTCTATTACATGGTAAAGGATACGACAGATGGTTCGACAAATCTTTTACTTTGTGTATTGGCAGCAACGGCAGA ACCGGTTTTAATGCTGAACACTCTTG GGCAGATGCTGCAGTGATGTCACATTTGTGGGAGTACGTGATGGCTCAGGAAATCGTCAATAGAGA ATTTACGAAAGATGGACATACCAATGGTGCACCAGAGTTCACGCCTCCGCCTCCTACTCGACTCCAATGGGATTTAGATGTAAACTGCATAGCTGCTATTGAACAGTCATATCAA GTTGCACTGACGTTATTAGACGACGTCGAATTACGCATTTATGTACACGATGCGTATGGTAAAGGCTTCATGAAAACCAATTCCATGTCACCCGATGCATATATACAATTAGCTCTTCAGTTGGCCTATTACCGTGAttctaataaatttaatttaacgtaCGAAGCTTCGATGACTAGATTGTTCCGCGAAGGAAGAACGGAAACAGTGAGACCATGTACAATCGAATCTACAGCGTGGGTGAAAGCAATGGAGGACAAGGACGCAACT GTAGATCACAAGTACAAATTATTGATGGCTGCGGCAAAGCAACATCAAAAAGCTTATCAAGACGCTATGTGCGGTAAAGGAATAGATAGACACCTGTTCTGTTTGTATGTAGTGTCGAAATATTTAGAAGTGGATTCTCCCTTTTTAAAG GAAGTTTTAAGCGAGCCGTGGAAATTGTCTACTTCGCAAACCCCACACGGTCAAACGTCATTGATAGATTTGAAAAAACATCCAAATTGTATTTCTGCGGGGGGCGGTTTTGGCCCTGTTGCCGACGATGGTTATGGTGTTTCTTACATAATTGCTGGAGAAAATCTACTATTTTTCCATATTTCGTGCAAACGTACCTCTCCCGAAACG AATGCTGCCAGATTTGCTAATCGAATAGAAAAGGCATTGGCAGATTTGAAGGTTTTGTTCCTGGAAAGAAAGAAACTTCAAGCTCAAAAGAACGGAGCTATGTAG